The following are encoded in a window of Bacillus sp. SORGH_AS_0510 genomic DNA:
- a CDS encoding DUF3189 family protein, producing the protein MIYIYNDYGGTHTTSLAAAYHLKKLPQSERKLTRDEILNVQYFNKLTKEDFGKLIFHGKDVEGNPVYTIGRKRNKYVVPALKELSLLLQGMFHFDEKIVFSNTSPTVPFAMSMGGFFSRGLKIDFIGVPLLVIGAKQCCDNIYRLVENTKEIGRTNFSEKVIILENEMYK; encoded by the coding sequence ATGATTTATATTTATAATGATTATGGTGGGACACATACAACTTCATTGGCTGCTGCCTACCATTTAAAGAAGTTACCACAATCCGAGCGAAAATTAACAAGAGATGAAATATTAAATGTACAATACTTTAATAAGTTAACAAAAGAGGATTTTGGGAAACTTATTTTTCATGGAAAAGATGTGGAGGGCAATCCGGTTTACACAATTGGACGGAAAAGGAATAAATATGTAGTACCCGCTTTAAAGGAATTGAGTTTATTATTACAGGGGATGTTTCATTTTGACGAAAAAATTGTTTTTTCTAATACATCACCCACTGTTCCCTTTGCGATGTCGATGGGAGGATTTTTTTCAAGAGGGTTAAAAATTGATTTCATTGGTGTTCCGTTACTAGTGATAGGTGCCAAGCAATGCTGCGATAATATATACCGGCTAGTAGAAAATACAAAAGAAATAGGTAGAACGAATTTTTCAGAGAAGGTAATTATTTTAGAAAATGAGATGTATAAGTAG